From Malaciobacter mytili LMG 24559:
AGAACTTAAATCTGGTGGAACAACTCCATAGCTAGCAGCTGCAGTTGCATCATCCATAACAGGAGGGAATCCCTCTTTATTAATCGAGTGACAAGCAGTACAGTTTGCTTGAACTAAAGATGCACCATTTGCAGCATCACCTTTTAGTCCTCCTAATCCATCAACATCTTTAAATTGATAGTCAGCAGCTTCAACATGTGGGTGCATTTGTGAGTGAGCGAATGGTTCAACTCCCCAGTAAGTAATAAGTGTAAAAACTACTACTACTGCTAATATTTTTAATTCTCTCATTATGCACCTCTCTTTTTAGCATCTGCTTTTGTGATAATTGGTAATACTAAGAATAAGATAATAAATAACATAGCTGAAACAAATCCAACCCATGCATTGATACCTGTTGGAGGTAATTTACCATAAACAGTTAATACTATTAAATCAACCATTAAAATCCAGAACCATACATTAAATCCAGGTCTTTTATAAGCTGGTAAAACAGCAGGATCTCTATCTAAAAATGGTAATAATAAGAAAATAGCATTTGCAAAACCAAATGCAGCTAATCCAATATCAAATGCTTTAATAGGACCAACATCAAAGAAGAAACCTCTTAATACTTCATATGACCATAAGAAATACCACTCTGGGTAAATATGTGCAGGAGTAACCATATTATCTGCTGGATCAAAGTTTACTGGGTCCATAGCAAAGTTATAATGGAAGAATACTAAATAGAAATAGAAAATTAAGAAAATTCCTAATACAGCTAAATCTTTAGAGATAAAAATTGGCCAGAAAGGAATAACTTTAGACTCTTTTTTATTTCCACTTAAATATTTTTCAGCTTCAGCATCAAAATCAATATCTTCAGAAGATTGGTTATTAACGTGAGGAATTCTTAATGTATAGAAGTGTAATCCAATTAGACCCATAATAACAATAGGTAATAAGAATACGTGTAACATAAAGAATCTTGTTAATGTAGCATCAGCAACGTTAAAGTCACCTCTAATCCATACAACAAGAGCATCTCCAATAATAGGAACACCACCAAATAGGTTTGTAATAACCATTGCAGCCCAGTAAGACATTTGTCCCCATGGTAACATATATCCAGAGAATCCAGCAGCAGAGAATGTCATAAATAATAACATACCTGAAATCCAAATCATCTCTCTACCTTGTTTATAAGAACCATAATAAATTCCTGTAAACATGTGAATATAAATAATTAAGAATACAACAGAAGCTGCAACACCATGCATATGTCTAAATAACCAACCATATGCAACTTCTTGCATAATTGTGTAATTAACTGAATCAAAAGCTAGATTTACATCAGGCTTGTAATACATCATTAAAAATAGACCAGAAATTACTAATATACCAAAAGTAGTAGCTAGTAATACACCCATTGCCCATAAGAAGTTAATATCTTTTGGAATCCAATACTCAGTCATTAAAACTTTGTTTAGTGCTGTAGTGTTTAATCTTTGATCTAACCACTCACCAACAGAGTTTGCTTTAGTAAATTTTGCCATTACTTAACTCCTTATGCCTTCATCGCAGAAGCGATTTTTTTGTATTCTGGACCTTCTTCACCTAAAGTAAGAGTATTCCCAGAAACACTAAATGGAGGTAAATCAAGAGGTCTTGGAGGAGGTCCAAATACTTGCTTACCACTTGCATCAAATTCTCCCCCGTGACATGCGCATTTCCACATAGATTTTTTCCATGCAGGAATACATCCTAGGTGAGTACATAGACCTATAGCAATTGTAAATCTATCATTTCCAATTACTAAATCTCTATCAGAATTTTCCATTTCAGCAGTTTTTTTAAGCACAAAAATCGGTTTCCCTCTCCACATGATTGTACTTGGTTCACCAGCTTTAATTCCACTAAGATCAACCTTAGTAAAACCACCTGCTAGTACGCTTGGTAGTGGATCCCATACCTTCTTCATCCCAACTAAAGAAGCGGCACCACCAACTGCAGCAACTGCAGCAAACGTATAACCAAGAAAATCTCGTCTATTTGTATCGTTAGACATTTATCTTCCTTATTTTAAAATAAAATTCATATATTATATTAATAATTTTCTTAAAGTGTTATGACGTAGGTCAAATTGAGCTATTTTAAAGCTATTTTGTGAGGAAAATACACAGTGGATATATAAGAGTAAGTTATTAATGTATAGAAATGCTCACTAGAGAGACTATTTCTCTCTAATGAAATTTACAATTTCTTTTTCTATATCTTCTTTATTAATAACCAAATTATGGATTATTTTTGCAGAAAATAATTCTTTAATACTTTCAGGTAATTTAGCATTGTATCTAGAAGAAATTTCTTCTAAAGCTTCTTTGTCAGAATATTTAATATTATTTTCATTTAAAGCATTTAAAACTGTTGGTGAAAACTTTGTCCATTCAGCAGTTGAGTAAATAACTGTTTTTAAATTTTTTTGTTTTAAATTTTCATAAGCTTTTAAACAAGTAGCTGTATGTGGGTCCATTAAATACCCTTGATCTAAAAATTCTTTTATTTTTTTAGCTCCAAAAGCATCATCTGAATAAATAGCACTAAACTCTTCTTGTAAAAGTTTTGTCTCTTCATTTGATAATGTAAAGATATTTTCATTATTTAAAGAATCAAAAATCTCTTTTGTTCTTTTTGCTCCAAATAAGTCAAAAATAACTCTTTCAATATTTGAAGATTTTAAAATATCCATAGCGGGTGATTTAGTAAGAATTAATTTTTTATCTCTTATATCATATACCCCTGTATTTAACCATTGAGTTAAAATATTATTTTCATTTGAAGCTACTAAAAGTTTTTCAATTGGTAACCCCATTTTTTTAGCATAATATCCTCCAAGTACATTTCCAAAGTTACCACTTGGTACTACTAAATAAATTTTTTCACCAAATTTAATTTCATCTTGTTTTAATAATTCAATATATGAATGGAAATGATAAATAATTTGGAAAATAATTCTTCCAAAATTTACAGAGTTTGCAGCACTTAATTTAATCCCATCATTTTCTAATTCTTGTTTAAAAGATTTTGAGGCTAAAAGGTTTTTTAATGCAGTTTGAGCATCATCAAAATTACCTTTTATTCCAATGATTTTTTGATTTTCTCCATCTTCACAAACCATTTGTAATCTTTGAACATCAGATGTTCCTCCATCTGGATATAAACAAGCGATTTTAATATTTTCTTTATTTTTAAAAGTATTAAGAGCAGCAGGTCCTGTATCTCCTGATGTTGCTGCTAAAATAAGATATTTTTCATCTCTTTTTTTAGCAATTGAAGAAAGAATTGAACCAAAAGGTTGTAAAGCCATATCTTTAAAAGCTCTTGTTGGTCCATGATATTGTTCATGTACAAATAAATCCTCTTTTACTTTTACCACTGGACAAGGATTATTTTTATCATCAAAGTTATCATATAAAGCTAAGGCTTTATTTATCTCTTCTTCTTCAATATCAATTTCAAATGCTTTTAAAATATCATAAGCAAGCTCTTTATAGCTTTTATTGATATGATTTAAAATGAAGTTTTCTTCTAATTTTGGTAACTGTTTTGGTACATATAATCCACCAAATGAAGCACTTGGATTTAAAATTGCTTCACTAAAAGTTACTTCTTTTGGATGAATTCCGTCATTTCCTCTTGTTTCAATAAAATTCATAATATCCCTTCTTTATTTTTCATTTAATAATTTTTCTATATCTATACCGTTATTATTGCCATCTTTTCTTATAAATTGTGTACCTATTCCATCACTTGTAAAAAGTTCTAATAAAATTGAGTGTTCAACTCTACCATCAATAATATGAGCTTTATTAACTCCATTATAAATAGCATCAATGCAAGAATCAACTTTAGGTATCATTCCTCCTGCAATTGTCCCATCTGCTTTATAGTTTTCAACATCATTTTGATCTAAAGAGTTTAGAAGATTTCCTTGTTTATCTAAAACTCCAACTGTATCAGTTAAAAATAGAACTTTTTGTGCTTTTAAAGCTTGTGCAACTTTGCTTGCTGCCACATCAGCATTTATATTAAATCCTGGATGATTTGGTTCAGCACTATCTGCAATTGGAGCAATAACAGGGATAAATCCCTCTTTAATCAAGTTATTTATAATTGTTCCATTTACTTCAGTTATCACACCAGTATAACCAAATTTTCCATTATCTTTAGGTGTAGCTTTTATAATTGAAGAATCTTTTCCTGAAATTCCAATTGCTTTTGCTCCATGATGATTTAATAGTGAAGTGATATTTTTATTTATCTCACCACTTAAAACCATTTCAACTACTCTCATAGTCTCTTTACTTGTAACTCTATGTCCATCAACAAACTCAGAGTGAATTTCCAATTTATTTAATAATTCAGAAATTCTAGCGCCCCCACCATGAACTATTACAGGGTTCATCCCAACAAGTTTTAATAACACAATATCTTCTGCGAATTTTTCTTGTAATTCAGGAGAAGTTTGTGCAGAACCACCATATTTTATAACAATTGTTTTTCCATAAAATTTTTTAATGTGAGGAATAGCATCAAGTAGAACTTGAACCTTTTGATGTTTCTTTTGCATAACGTTTCCTAGGATAATTTTAAGGCATAAATTATATCTAAAAGATTCTTAATGGGAATAGTGAAAAAAGAAGTAGTATTTTTCTACTTCTTTTCTAAAAGTTTTGTAGTAAAGGCTACTACTTTATTTCTTCCTGTTTCTTTAGCTTCATATAAAGCTAAATCGGCATATTTTATACACTCTTTTACATTTTTATGATCTTTTGGATACATAGATGTTCCAATACTCATAGTTTTAGTAATTGTTGTATTTCCAGCAGGAATTTTTTTAAGAGTAAAGGCTTCTTTAATTTTAAGTGCAATTCTTTCAACTGAAGATTCATCGCAGTTATATAACAATACAATAAACTCTTCACCTCCAAATCTTACTACAATATCTGATTCTCTTGTGTTTTCAAGTAAAGTTTCAGCTACTATTTTAATAGCATTATCTCCCACATCATGTCCATATGTATCATTAACCATTTTAAAATGATCAATATCTAGCATAAGTACACCAAAAGTAATATTTGCTCTTGTTGCTTGTGCAGTTATTTTATCAATAGAGTCATCTAAATATTTTCTATTGTATAGTCCTGTTAATGGGTCTGTTCTTGCATTTAATTCAAGAATATTCATCAGTTTTTTGCTAACAATTACTGTTTTTGCTGAATCTATATAATCTTGAATATAAGGTATAATTTCTCTTATTCTTTGTGTTTCTTTAACTGAATCAGTATAAATAGACACAATTAAATCAAGCTCATTTGAAATTGAGTATGGAATACAAAAATAGTTTGTCTCTTCACAATCTTTACAAGAAGAACAAACATTTTTAAATTGTGTTGAATCAATTATCGTATTTGTTCTATCTGCTCTACATCCTGTATCTACAATATTGCAATACATTTTATTTTGAACATAAACTACACTTACTTTATTATGTATAGTATCTGATTCAAAGAAGTTAAAGTTTTGAATATCTAATTTATCTCTAAATACATGGGCAAGTCTTGAATAAATTTCATCTAAAGTTTCATCATATTCAATTGTTTTTCTAAATCTATAAACATCAGATAATCTATCTACTGTATTTTTTACATTTATTAAGTGGTCTTTTTCTTCACTTAAATTATCTGATAAGAAAATAGAAATTTTTGAATCAATTGCATCTAAAGTTATTTCTAGTTTTTCAAGTAAACCATTAATCCATGAAGCAACATCTTTTGACTCTTTACCTCTGGCATTTTCAATTCTATGTGAATAATCTCCACTTTGAGCTTTGTTCATTACATTTTTAATCTCATCAAATAAACTTAAAAATGGTGAAATTAAAAAATTAATTAAGAAGATAATTATTACCATTAAAACAAGAGCAATTATAGCTGTATGTGTAACAGTTGTAATTCCCACTTCTTTTGAATCATCTATTGACATAGTAATAGTAATAGCCCCTAAAGTATCCCCTTCTTTAGCATTTGTATGACATTTCATACAGTCAATTTTTCCTTGACTTGTAGCTTTATATGGAATTGTAATTCTATAATGACTTTTTGAAAAGATATTTTCAGTTACTACTCTTTTTACTTCACCGTTATTTAAAACTTCATTATCTATTTCATCTCTGGCTATTTCATTATTAAATCCTATTCCAAACATATCAACTACATCTTTACCTCTACTTAACCAAATCTTATCTATATTTGGTAAGTCCTCTAATTGACTTAAAAAAAGCTCTCTATTTTCGATAACACCAGTTACCATCTGTGAGGTTAAAGAGTGTTCAATTGTTTTAGCTATAGAATGTGCTTTATCATCAATATTCTTAATACCATAGTCTCTAAAATTATAAATTAAATTTACAATTAATAAAACAAACATCGAAAAAGTGATAAAAATAACTAGAAAAATAATTTTATTCTTTGTCTGCATATACGCAACTCCCCAAAAAAATAATAAACTTAATAATATCATTATATTAATAAAATAAGTTAATATTAAAGTTAAAATATAGAAAAATTTATAATTTCTTTTGTATTATTAACAAATGAAACAATATTTAGCATTAAAAGCAAGTGCAGGAAGTGGTAAAACTTTTGCATTAACTGTACGATATATTACCTTACTTTTAAAAGGTGCAAATCCTAGTGAAATTTTAACTTTAACTTTTACAAATAAAGCTGCAAATGAAATGAGTGAAAGGATATATAAAACTTTGCAGACTTTAGGTGATGATGAAGCATATTTAAGTGCAATTCAACTAGAAGCAGGGATTTTAAAAGAAGAGATTTTAGGTAAAAAAAATCTATTATTAAAGCAATTTACTAATGCTACTTTATCTATATATACAATTGATAAGTTTGTAAATAAAATTCTAAGGGAATTTTGTGGGTATATTGGAATAGGTGATGATTTTGATATAAAAGAAGATGATGTAGAAAAACTAAGTTATAACTTTTTAAAATCATTAAATTTAGAAGATTTTGATAAGCTTATTGAGTTTTCA
This genomic window contains:
- the argB gene encoding acetylglutamate kinase, translated to MQKKHQKVQVLLDAIPHIKKFYGKTIVIKYGGSAQTSPELQEKFAEDIVLLKLVGMNPVIVHGGGARISELLNKLEIHSEFVDGHRVTSKETMRVVEMVLSGEINKNITSLLNHHGAKAIGISGKDSSIIKATPKDNGKFGYTGVITEVNGTIINNLIKEGFIPVIAPIADSAEPNHPGFNINADVAASKVAQALKAQKVLFLTDTVGVLDKQGNLLNSLDQNDVENYKADGTIAGGMIPKVDSCIDAIYNGVNKAHIIDGRVEHSILLELFTSDGIGTQFIRKDGNNNGIDIEKLLNEK
- the thrC gene encoding threonine synthase, whose protein sequence is MNFIETRGNDGIHPKEVTFSEAILNPSASFGGLYVPKQLPKLEENFILNHINKSYKELAYDILKAFEIDIEEEEINKALALYDNFDDKNNPCPVVKVKEDLFVHEQYHGPTRAFKDMALQPFGSILSSIAKKRDEKYLILAATSGDTGPAALNTFKNKENIKIACLYPDGGTSDVQRLQMVCEDGENQKIIGIKGNFDDAQTALKNLLASKSFKQELENDGIKLSAANSVNFGRIIFQIIYHFHSYIELLKQDEIKFGEKIYLVVPSGNFGNVLGGYYAKKMGLPIEKLLVASNENNILTQWLNTGVYDIRDKKLILTKSPAMDILKSSNIERVIFDLFGAKRTKEIFDSLNNENIFTLSNEETKLLQEEFSAIYSDDAFGAKKIKEFLDQGYLMDPHTATCLKAYENLKQKNLKTVIYSTAEWTKFSPTVLNALNENNIKYSDKEALEEISSRYNAKLPESIKELFSAKIIHNLVINKEDIEKEIVNFIREK
- a CDS encoding Rieske 2Fe-2S domain-containing protein; translated protein: MSNDTNRRDFLGYTFAAVAAVGGAASLVGMKKVWDPLPSVLAGGFTKVDLSGIKAGEPSTIMWRGKPIFVLKKTAEMENSDRDLVIGNDRFTIAIGLCTHLGCIPAWKKSMWKCACHGGEFDASGKQVFGPPPRPLDLPPFSVSGNTLTLGEEGPEYKKIASAMKA
- a CDS encoding cytochrome b yields the protein MAKFTKANSVGEWLDQRLNTTALNKVLMTEYWIPKDINFLWAMGVLLATTFGILVISGLFLMMYYKPDVNLAFDSVNYTIMQEVAYGWLFRHMHGVAASVVFLIIYIHMFTGIYYGSYKQGREMIWISGMLLFMTFSAAGFSGYMLPWGQMSYWAAMVITNLFGGVPIIGDALVVWIRGDFNVADATLTRFFMLHVFLLPIVIMGLIGLHFYTLRIPHVNNQSSEDIDFDAEAEKYLSGNKKESKVIPFWPIFISKDLAVLGIFLIFYFYLVFFHYNFAMDPVNFDPADNMVTPAHIYPEWYFLWSYEVLRGFFFDVGPIKAFDIGLAAFGFANAIFLLLPFLDRDPAVLPAYKRPGFNVWFWILMVDLIVLTVYGKLPPTGINAWVGFVSAMLFIILFLVLPIITKADAKKRGA
- a CDS encoding GGDEF domain-containing protein, giving the protein MQTKNKIIFLVIFITFSMFVLLIVNLIYNFRDYGIKNIDDKAHSIAKTIEHSLTSQMVTGVIENRELFLSQLEDLPNIDKIWLSRGKDVVDMFGIGFNNEIARDEIDNEVLNNGEVKRVVTENIFSKSHYRITIPYKATSQGKIDCMKCHTNAKEGDTLGAITITMSIDDSKEVGITTVTHTAIIALVLMVIIIFLINFLISPFLSLFDEIKNVMNKAQSGDYSHRIENARGKESKDVASWINGLLEKLEITLDAIDSKISIFLSDNLSEEKDHLINVKNTVDRLSDVYRFRKTIEYDETLDEIYSRLAHVFRDKLDIQNFNFFESDTIHNKVSVVYVQNKMYCNIVDTGCRADRTNTIIDSTQFKNVCSSCKDCEETNYFCIPYSISNELDLIVSIYTDSVKETQRIREIIPYIQDYIDSAKTVIVSKKLMNILELNARTDPLTGLYNRKYLDDSIDKITAQATRANITFGVLMLDIDHFKMVNDTYGHDVGDNAIKIVAETLLENTRESDIVVRFGGEEFIVLLYNCDESSVERIALKIKEAFTLKKIPAGNTTITKTMSIGTSMYPKDHKNVKECIKYADLALYEAKETGRNKVVAFTTKLLEKK